TAGGTGATACTGTTGTTACAGACGGTAAATCTGCAATCTTCCCTAAGGGAGTGACAATTGGTACTATTGCAGGATATTCTGTAGATAATAAAACCGGCTTCTGGGATATCTCCGTTGAGCTGAGTGAAAAAATGGGAGCGTTGAATAAAGTGTATGTAGTGAAGAATCTTAAGAAAGCAGAAGTGCAGAAGATTCAGGACACTATGCAGGCTGTAATAAAAAAAGAAAATGATTAGCAGGACTTTATTTACTGATATATTGATCATGATTTTTCTTGTGGCATTACAGATATTTGTATTGAACAGGATTACGCTTTTCGGGAAATATACTCCGGTATTATATCCCGTATTTGTCATGTTTTATCCTTTTTTCAGGAATAAATTTCAGTTCCTGGCATTGAGCTTTTTAATAGGGCTGTCTATTGACGGTTTTCTTTATTCGTGGGGGATTAATGCATTTGCAACAACGCTGATTGCTTATTTCAGAACGTTGATTTTCAGGACTTCTACCGATACATCTACGGACTTTTTCTCATTTCAGTCCCTTCAGTGGGCACAGTTTTTACTGTTTTTATTTTCTAGTATTTTCCTGCACCAGCTTTTGGTACAGTATATAGAATTCTTTAAGTTTAGCAGATTTTTCGAAATATTGTTTAATGTGTTGGTGACTAGTGTAATTTCATTTATATTTATAGTCATTTACGCATTAATATTTAAAATCAAACAAAAAGTTTGAACACACGTTATTTTAAAATTTTTTCCATCCTCGTTGTCATCGCCCTTATTTTTGTGGCGAGGCTTGCCTATTTACAGTTATTTACAGACCGTTATGCATTAAATGCTGCAAATACATCCATCAAAACGGAATATGTTATTCCACAGCGCGGGGTCATTTTTGACAGGAATGGGAAAATCATGGTGGGAAACCAGCCGGCCTATGAAGTTTCTTTTACACAGGCTTTAATGCGACCGGATTTTGATACTCTTGGGTTCTGTAGTCTTATGAAGATCTCCAAGGCGGATTTTATCAAAAGAATTGCTGTTATTAAAAAGGAAAAATATTATTCCAAACTGACTCCAATGACTTTTCTGAAGGATCTGAGCAGGGAAGACATCGCAAGAGTTCAGGAAATTATTTTTAAATATCCGGCTTTTAATATTGTACAAAGGCCTCAGCGTCAATATGAAGTTTCTACTTCAGGTAACCTCCTGGGATATACCAGTGAAGTAAATGAACGTGAAATAAAAAAAGACTCTGCATACTATTTACCGGGAGATTTTATCGGAAAAACAGGAGTTGAAAAATCCTACGAAAAAGAACTTCGTGGGGTAAAAGGAGTGAAATACATTCAAAAAGATATCAGGCTCCGAAATATCGGTTCTTATAAAAACGGATCTTTGGATAAAGATGTGATTACCGGTAAAGATATTACATTAACCATTGATTATGATCTTCAGAGAACGGCTGAAGAAATGCTAGTAAACAAACATGGTGCAATTGTAGCTTTAGACCCTAATAATGGGGAAGTGCTAGTTGCGGCTACCGGACCGGATATTGATCCGAATCTTTTCACCGGACCTTACAAATCAAAAAATTTATACGCCCTGTCAAAAGATACGCTTTACGAAAATAAACCCACTTTTGACCGTTCCTTACAGGCCGGATATCCTCCGGGGTCAACGTTCAAATTGTTGACTGCCCTGGCAGCAATGCAAATGGGAGTAATGGATGAAAAGACTATTTTCCCCTGTGGTGGTGGTTTTTTCTATAAAGGGAAAAGAATTAAAGGCCATGGCGGAGCTGATCCGCTAATTCCTTCAATTCAGGTTTCCAGTAACTGTTTTTTTACATATGCATTTATTGCAATCATCAAAAAATACCCTGGAAATCCTTCAAAAGGGGTTGATGAATGGAAAAAGATCATGAGCAGTTTTGGAGTTGGAGAATTTTTGAATAATGATTTCGCTGTTGGAGCAAAAGGAAGAATACCTTCAGGAGATTTTTACGAAAAAAGATTTAAAGCCATCATGAAAGCCAGTGGCTCTCAGAGAACTGATTTTAAAAACTGGGATGAGATGTCAACTGGTGCTATTTATAATGGAATGGGGCAGGGAGATGTTTTGGTAACACCTATTCAACTTGCCAATTATGTAGCTGCTATTGCTAACAAAGGATGGTATTATACCCCTCATATTGTAAAAGCAATTGACGGAAAGGCAAACCCTGATCCAAGATTTAAAGTTAAACACAAAACGCTGGTTGATCCGAAACATTTTGAGCCCGTTTTAAAAGGGATGGAAGCTGTAGTTCTGAGAGGAACAGCAAGAGGATTAAAGTCCAATGATTTTACACAATTAGCTAAAACAGGTACAGCACAGGTTCCGCAAGGAAAGGATAATTCTATCTTTGTATTGATTGCTCCTGCTGATAAACCTAAAATTGTAGTAGTTGCAGTAATGGAGCATGCCGGATTCGGAGCAACATGGGCAGGACCAGCCTGTACGGTAATTGCTGAAAAATATATTACAGGTGATTTGAAAAGAGAAAATCTTTATAAAAAAATGATCACCTCGAGTTTCATGCCGGAGTATAAAAGGCAGTGGATTGCAGATTTGAAACGTAAAGGTTTATACGTTGATCCTAAACCGGATTCAATCAAACAAAAAAGAATAAAAGATAGTCTGGAGCTGGTGAAACAGCAAAAAGCCAAACTACAGAAAAAAATAGAAGAGGAAACTAAAAAGAATAACACTGCTAAAAAAACTGTCAAGCAATGAAATGGACTGAAGGAATAGATAAATTAGGCCTTGGGCTGTATTTCCTGCTTTGTGTTTTTGCCATTGCAAATATTTACAGTGTTGACCAAAAACTAGGAGAAAAGCAATTGGTCTTTTTCTGTATTTCGTTATTTGTAGGACTTATTATATTTTTCAGCAGAAGTAAGTTCTTTGAAAATATGGCCGGGATTATTTACATTGGCGGAGTCCTGTTGCTTATTGGACTTTTCCCCTTTGGAAAAGAAATCCTGGGGCAGAAAAACTGGTATAAATTTGGAAGTTTTACCATGCAGCCTGTAGAATTTGCGAAGATAGGAACTGCGCTGATGCTTGCCAACTATGTTTCCGGACCTGATTTTAATCTTAAAAACCGAAAGTCTTTATGGACTACCTTAGCCATTATTGGCGTACCGGCGGTTGTTGTTCTTGCTATTCCGGATGTAGGTTCCATGCTTGTATTTATTGCATTTTTCATTGCTTTATACAGAGAAGGACTGAGTGGTCTTTTGTTTGGAATAGGATTTCTTTTTGCCGGAGTGTTTCTGATTTCATTAGCTGTTCCTCCTATTTATGTTGCAGTGGCTGTTCTGGTAATTGCCGGTATTCTGATAGCAATGAATTATCATAGAATGTCCTGGGATGTAATTTCTATTTCGGGGATTTCAGGATCTATTCTTTTACTGTGCGGATTGGCTTTCGCATCTCCTTATATTTTAGAAAAACTTCCTAAACACCAGAGAGAAAGAATTGACGTTCTTTATAAAGGTGAAAAGGCATTTAGAGATACTTCAGGATACAACTTGCTATATTCCAAAACAGCTA
The window above is part of the Chryseobacterium sp. MA9 genome. Proteins encoded here:
- the rodA gene encoding rod shape-determining protein RodA, with the protein product MKWTEGIDKLGLGLYFLLCVFAIANIYSVDQKLGEKQLVFFCISLFVGLIIFFSRSKFFENMAGIIYIGGVLLLIGLFPFGKEILGQKNWYKFGSFTMQPVEFAKIGTALMLANYVSGPDFNLKNRKSLWTTLAIIGVPAVVVLAIPDVGSMLVFIAFFIALYREGLSGLLFGIGFLFAGVFLISLAVPPIYVAVAVLVIAGILIAMNYHRMSWDVISISGISGSILLLCGLAFASPYILEKLPKHQRERIDVLYKGEKAFRDTSGYNLLYSKTAIGSGGLWGKGYREGSVTQGKFVPEQETDYIFCTVGEEWGFFGSAILILCYMIYIGRIYYLAERQKSTFNRVFGYCFASILLMHFSINLGMVMGLFPTVGIPLPYFSYGGSSLLAFSMMTFIFFKLNYSDKNSLV
- a CDS encoding penicillin-binding protein 2, yielding MNTRYFKIFSILVVIALIFVARLAYLQLFTDRYALNAANTSIKTEYVIPQRGVIFDRNGKIMVGNQPAYEVSFTQALMRPDFDTLGFCSLMKISKADFIKRIAVIKKEKYYSKLTPMTFLKDLSREDIARVQEIIFKYPAFNIVQRPQRQYEVSTSGNLLGYTSEVNEREIKKDSAYYLPGDFIGKTGVEKSYEKELRGVKGVKYIQKDIRLRNIGSYKNGSLDKDVITGKDITLTIDYDLQRTAEEMLVNKHGAIVALDPNNGEVLVAATGPDIDPNLFTGPYKSKNLYALSKDTLYENKPTFDRSLQAGYPPGSTFKLLTALAAMQMGVMDEKTIFPCGGGFFYKGKRIKGHGGADPLIPSIQVSSNCFFTYAFIAIIKKYPGNPSKGVDEWKKIMSSFGVGEFLNNDFAVGAKGRIPSGDFYEKRFKAIMKASGSQRTDFKNWDEMSTGAIYNGMGQGDVLVTPIQLANYVAAIANKGWYYTPHIVKAIDGKANPDPRFKVKHKTLVDPKHFEPVLKGMEAVVLRGTARGLKSNDFTQLAKTGTAQVPQGKDNSIFVLIAPADKPKIVVVAVMEHAGFGATWAGPACTVIAEKYITGDLKRENLYKKMITSSFMPEYKRQWIADLKRKGLYVDPKPDSIKQKRIKDSLELVKQQKAKLQKKIEEETKKNNTAKKTVKQ